The sequence CAATTAGAAGAAATTAATGACCAAGAAGCTTTTAACCACCCAAATTGAAATATGGGGGCTAAAATTACGATTGATTCATCAACAATGATGAATAAAGCTTTTGAAGTAGTAGAAGCTTATCATTTATTTAAAACTGATCAAATTTTAACGGTCATTCATCCCGAATCAATCTTACATTCCGCTATTCAGTATCATGATAATACAATTATTGGCCAGATGTCTGTTCCCTCAATGCTGCAAGTACTGAGTTATTTTCTGTTTTATCCGGTGCGTCAAAATAGTCGACTATTTGAACCACTTAATTTTGACAATTTACTAACTCTGTCGTTCCAAAAAGCTGATTACCAGCGATGAAAAGCGTTACAATTAGCGCAAGAATGTTTAACTGAAAATAATTCAAAAGCGGTAGCTATGGTTAGCGCCAATGAAACGTTGCGAGAATTATTTATTAACAAGCAATTGCGGTTTTATCAAATTGTTAATTATGTTGAGTATTTTATGGCTCAAACGCCAGGCAAAAAACTTACTAATTATAAACAAATTAAAGAATTAAATGATAAGATTAGAATAATGATAGAAGCCTATTTTAAAAATAGGGTCCCGGGAAGTAATTAGCAAAGGAGTTAAAAAATGTCAGTTGGAATGATAATTTTAGGATTTGTAATTGGAATAATTATTTTATTAATTTTAGTTACAATTCACGAATTTGCCCATTTTATTATTGCTAAATTAGCGGGGGCTTATGTTTATGAATTTGCGATTGGTTTTGGACCAAAATTATTTAGCTGAGGAAAAAAGGAAACAAAGTACTCTTTACGGTTAATTCCTTTTGGAGGATATGTATATATCGCAAGTGAATTAGCCGATCCACCAAAGGGGCGCGAAGATGAAGTTGTCCCTGAGCAGCGAAAAATGGAAAATATTAAGCGCTGAAAAAAATTGTTGTTTATTGTTGCCGGAGCAATAATGAATTTTTTTATTGCTGTTTTTATTTTTACAATTTTATTTGCTTCGCTAGGTTATAAATCAAATGATATGACATATTGAGGAGCAACATATTCCCCACAAGGGGTAGCTTATCAAGCTTTCCAAGGAACACCGAACATAACAGAGGTTAATCAGGAAATTGTTATTTTGGATTATTGATTAGGAACTGATAAAGCTCAAATTGAACAAGCAGCAACTGACTATAATAATTGTCTTGCCGAAGGGAAAGAAAAATGTGATGATCCGGCAGGATTAACTGTTAGTCATTTGAGTAAAAATAATCAAATCCCGGATTATACAACTACAGTCTATAATTTTATTGATGTTTTAAAAAAACAATATGATAAAAATCCAGCACATAATGATGCGATTGTTTTTCGGATTCGAACAGTTAATGCTCATCACCAATTTAGTGGCCCATTATTGGAACCAACAGTTACTAGCGCTATTGGGTTTGATGCAAGTAAAGGACCTTATACTGTTGGGATTGCGGCCCCAAACCGAATTTTCACCTCAACATGACAAGGATACAGTTACGGTTGAAAAGAAACTTTTACCCAGTCTGTTTCAATCTTAAAATCATTTGGCTTATTATTTACTGGTCAATGAGGGCAATTATCTGGTCCAGTTGGGATTGCTAAAACAATGTCATCAATCTTAGATAATGGCGCGGTCCCATTTTTCCTATATGTCGCAATGTTATCAGCTAATTTATTTGTTTTAAACTTAATTCCAATTCCACCATTAGATGGTTATAAATTTTTGGAAACAGCAGTTGAAGGAATAATTATTAGTGGTAAAAAAGTTAATGGTCGCTATAAAATGTGATATTATCGTAAAGATGAAATAAAATTAGCGCAAGCAAAAACAAAATATCAGGACATTAATCCCAATTGACATTTACCAAATAAGGCGAAACTAATTATTAATATTACGGGCGCTGTTTTATTTATTTTATTATTTATAGGAATTACGATTAAAGATATCTTTTTCTAAAATACCAGGAGGACTAGCAAGATGGATCAACAATTAGAACGATTATTTTTAGCCAATAATTTAAAGTTTGATGACCAATATTTTATGGGGGCTAAAATTATTAAAAGTGAATATAGTACGACCGATAAAGTCTTTAAAGTAATCATTGCTGTCAATGATTTTTTGCCTGTTGATTTACTGCTAACTTTGGAAACAACATTGCTTAATAATTCGCAAATGCCAACCAAAGTAGGTTTTGAAGTTCTTAACAGAAGTTATCAATTAACCGACATTTTTAGCTATCTTGAATATATTCGCGTTAATAAATCAGAAGTTAAGCAAAGTTTTTTTGGAAAATTATCAAATGATCGGTTTACTTTAGTGGGGGAAGAATTATTAATTGCGGTTTACTCAGATAGTGAAAAAAAATTAGTAACAGAACATAGTATTTATTATCAAAAACAACTTCGTCGTTATGGTTTTGCCAATTTAACTTTAACTGTTAATCAAATTGAAACAGTTAATAATATTTTAGAACTTAATGAACAGGAATTACGCAAATATCAATCTTCCGCTTTAGCGTATGATGAAAAACAGCAAGATAATAAACCCTTAGTAACAGTTAAACCAAAGGTGGGAGGCTATACAAAAGCTAATCCACTTTCACCAACATATAAAAAGATTGTTGAAATTGATCAAGATACTCCTAATATTACGATTCATGGAGAAGTTTTTAATAAAGCACGAGTACAAACTGCTGCTAAAAAATATATTTATACAATTCAAATTACCGATAAAACTGATTCAATTGGGGTCAAATTTTTTTCGCGTGATGAACAACCAGATACAGCGATTGAAGAGTTAAAAAATGGTGATTGAATTAGTGTTTTTGGGGATATTCGTTATGATACTTATGCTAATGAACAAATGCTGTTTGCCAAAAAAATCACTAAATTAGAGGAAAAAAATGCCGAACGCCAAGATACAACTCCGGAAAAAAGAGTGGAATTACATTTACATACCAAAATGAGTACAATGGATGGTTTAATTGAAATTCCTAGTTTATTTAAAACCTTAAACAAATGAGAACATCAAGCAGTTGCTATTACAGATCATATTAATGTTCAAGCCTTCCCTGAAGTTTATAATACAAGTTTAAAATATCCCAATCTAAAGGTAATTTATGGGGTTGAAGCTGATGTTTTAGATAATAAAGTTTGATATGTTAAAAATCCTCACCATCATAATTTGAAAACAGCAAAATATGTTATTTTTGACTTGGAAACAACTGGTTTAAGTAGTGAGTATGATGAAATTATTGAATTTGGGGCAGTTGTTTATGATAGTAATACCGGTGAAAAAAAGGTTGTTAATCATTTATTTAAACCCTCAAAACCAATTTCACCTTTTACAACAGAATTAACGGGAATTACAAATGATCTTTTAGTTGATAAACCTAGTTTTATTGATAGCATTGATGATATTCTAGCTTATTTTCAAGATGCAATTTTAATTGCCCATAATGCCGAATTTGATATGGGATTTATTCAGTCATGGTTGCAAAAAGCGAACCGTCCAACAATTGATAATACGGTAATTGATACTTTACAATTAGCACGAATCTTAGAACCAAATCTAAAAAATTATCGCTTGGGAACAATTGCTCGTTGTTATAATGTTATTTATAATGAAGAAATTGCTCACCGTGGGGATTATGATGCTAATGTTTTATCAGAAATTTATGAATATCAATTACGAAAATTAACATCAGACTATAATATTACCTTTGATGATGAAATTGATCAAATTCATCAACCTTTAATTTATAATAAATTACGACCAAAACATGTTACGATTTTAGCAAAAAACCAACAAGGGTTAAAAGATTTATTTACGCTCGTTACTGAGGCTCATACAAAATATTTTTATGGTTCGCCAAAATTATTAAAAGATTGTCTTGCTCCTGTCCGAGCTAATTTATTAATTGGTTCAGGATGTGTTAATGGGGAAATTTTTGAGTTAGCCCGTAACAAATCAAAAGAAGAATTGCGATTAGCAATAGGTTTTTATGACTATATTGAAGTTCAACCGTTAAGTGTGTATAAACATTTAATTCAAATGGGGGATTTAACCCAAGAACGTTTAGAAATAATTGTTAAAGATATTATTACCATTGCAAAAGAAATGAATAAAATTGTTGTAGCAACGGGTGATGCCCACTATTTAAATCCTGAAGATAAAATTTTCCGGGAAGTATATATTCATGCAAAAGGAATTGGGGGCAAAGCCCATCCATTATATGACTATAAGCAACGGGTAAAAGATTATCCAGAACAATTTTTACGTACAACAGATGAAATGTTAAATGAATTTCAATTTTTACAAGACGAAAAGTTAGCCTATGAATTAGTTGTTACTAATTCAAAGCTAATTGCCCAACAAGTTGAAAAAGTGCAAGTCATTAAAGATAAACTATATACTCCTAAAATTGAAGGTAGTGATGAGTTATTACGAGCACTATGTTATAAAAATGCTCATCAAATTTATGGCGAACAATTGCCAGCAATTGTTGCTGAACGGTTAGAGCGAGAATTAACAGCAATTATTAAACATGGTTTTGCTGTTATTTATTGAATTGCTCATAAATTAGTTGATAAATCGCTCCAAGATGGTTACTTAGTTGGATCACGGGGAAGTGTTGGAAGTAGTTTCGTTGCAACAATGAGTAATATTACTGAAGTTAATCCGCTTCAACCCCATTACTTATGTAAAGAATGTTGCTATAGCGAATTTATTACTGATGGTAGTGTTCGCTGTGGTTATGATTTACCAAATAAAGTTTGTCCAAACTGTCAGCATCAATTATTTGGGGAAGGACATGATATTCCGTTTGAAACTTTCCTAGGGTTTGAAGCTGATAAAGTTCCCGATATTGATTTAAATTTTTCGGGGGAATACCAACCAATTGCCCATGATTTTACAAAAGAAATGTTTGGCGAAAAAAGCGTTTATCGTGCCGGAACAATTTCAACAGTTGCTGAAAAATCAGCTTATGGATATGTTAAAAGTTATTTTGAATTAAAAAATGCTTTACATTTAAAACGCAAAGCGGAAATTGAACGAATTGCGAAAGGATGTGAAGGGGTTAAACGAACAACTGGCCAACACCCCGGAGGAATTGTTGTTATTCCAAATGATTTTATTGTTGAAGAATTTACCCCAGTTAATTTTCCTGCCGATGATGTTAACTCAACGTGATTAACAACTCACTTTGATTTCCATGCTATTCATGATAATGTTTTAAAATTAGATATTTTAGGCCATGTTGATCCCACCGCATTACGAATGCTCCAAGATTTAACTGGGGTTGATCCAAAAACAATTCCAACAAATGACCCAAATGTTTTGAGTTTGTTTTGCAATTTAGATAGTTTAGCAATTACCCCTGATGATTTAAATGGCGAAAAAACCGGGGCAATTGGAATTCCTGAATTTGGGACAACTTTTGTCCGTAAAATGTTATTAGATACAAAACCACAATCATTTGCTGACTTAGTTCAAATTTCAGGGTTGTCACATGGAACCGATGTTTGATTAGGGAATGCCCAAGAGTTAATTCGGAACCAAGGTGTTAAAATTTCTGAGGTAATTGGTTGTCGTGATGACATTATGGTTAATTTAATTTATAAAGGACTACCAGCAAAAACAGCTTTTAAAATTATGGAAGATGTCCGAAAAGGAAAAGGCTTGCTACCAGAATATCAAGCCTTAATGTTAGAACACAATGTTGAACAATGATATATTGATTCATGTAATAAAATTAAATACATGTTTCCTAAGGCCCATGCAACAGCTTATGTTTTAATGGCTTGACGGGTAGCATGATTTAAAATCAATTATCCAGCGGAATATTATGCAACATATTTTTCAACGCGAACAGATGTTTTTGATATTAAAACAATCTTAAAAGGCCCTGAAACAATTAAACAAGTTGTTCAGGATATCCAACAACGGATGGATGTTAAAGATTTTAATTTTCAAAATAAACCATCGCAAAAAGAAAAAGATTTAATTCCAGTTTATGAAGTGGCCTTGGAAATGTATGGGCGGGGAATTAAAATGTTAAATATTAGTTTAGAAGATAGTGATAATAAAAATTTTAAAGTTGTAAAAGATGAAAATAATAATAAAATGATTTTACCACCATTTTCAGCGATTGATGGTTTAGGAGAAGCTGTTGGGGAAAGTATTATCCGCGCGCGATTAGAAAAACCTTTTATCTCAATTGCTGATTTACAAAAACGAACTAATATTACCAAAGCACATATGCAATCTTTTGAAGATTTAGGAACTTTAAATCATTTATCATTAGATGATCAAATTTCATTTAATTTTTAAGGAACGAACTATTCTTTCGGACTTTGTTTTATAATTAAAATAGTAGTAATACTCAGAAAAGGAGACATAATTATGGAAACTAAATCAGGATTTGTGGCAATTGTTGGGCGACCAAATGTTGGAAAATCAACGTTATTAAATAGTCTATTAGCCCAAAAGGTGGCAATTGTTTCGCCAAAAGCGCAAACAACTCGTAATCGGATTCAAGGAATTTATAATGATGATGAAGCGCAAATTGTTTTTATGGATACCCCTGGAATTCATAGTGCTCATCATGCAATGGGGAAATTTATGAACAAAGTGGCATTATCGTCAACAAAAGCCGCGGAGGTAATTTTGTTTTTAGTCCCAGCGAATGAATATATTGGTCAAAATGATCATTTTATTTTAAAGGCCTTAAAAGAGCGTAATGTTCCGGTAATTTTGGTAATTACTAAAATTGACTTGGTAACTAATGACCAGTTACTAGAAAAAATTGCTGCTTGAAAAGAACTTTATCAGTTTACTGAAATTATTCCAATTTCAGCTTTAAAAAATAATAATACTGACCGCTTATTAACGATTTTAAAAAGTCATTTAGAAGTTGGGCCAAAATATTATCCTGATGAAATGATTAGTGATCAACCAGAATTATTTTTAATTCGCGAAATTATTCGTGAGAAAATTCTTTTTTTAACGGAAGAAGAAGTCCCTCATAGTGTCGCAATTTTAATTGATAAATTAGAAGAAAAACCAACCCTATTAAAAATTATTGCCTCAATTTGTGTTGAACGTGATTCCCAAAAAAAAATTATTATTGGTAAAGGGGGGCAATTAATTAAAAAGATTGGAACGCAAGCTCGCGAAGAGCTAGAACAAATTTTAAATACAAAAATATATTTAGAATTATTTGTTAAAGTAGTTGATAAATGACGTGATAAACCATCAATGATTGCTCGCTTAGGATATAACAAAGAGAGTTACTAAGAATGGCTAATACTTTACAGGGACTTGTGATTAGTAAAATTAATTATAATGATTATGACCAAATTATCACAATTTTTTCGCGTGAAGAAGGGAAACTAAGTTTTTATGCCCCTGGGGTTCGAAAGGCAATTTCAAAAAACCAGTTTTCATTACAGTTATTTGCCACGAGTGAGTTTGAACTCTTTTTGTCCTACCATAAGAATAAAGTTAGTAAATTAAAAACTGGTGTTTTAATTAAAGATCGTAATTTATTAGCAAAAGATTATGATGATTATTTAGTTGCAACCTTAATGGTGGAAGTGCTTGACCAGGTAATTGAAGAGCGAACTGGTGATGATGAACTATATAATTTAATTACCAATAGTTTAGACCGGTTATTAAATAACAGTGATAATTTAATTATTGTAATTTTCTACTTATTTAAAATGCTGAAATGATATGGTTTACGTTGAGATTTTAGTAAATGTCAACGTTGTCACAAAAAAGAGGGAATTAAGACAATTTCTTTTATTGATCAAGGCTTGCTTTGTAGGGGTTGCATTACTGAAAAAGATTATCTTTTTTCAATTGGATTAATAAAAGAAATTATTTTATGACAAGACCACCAATTTACCGTCACAGCTTTTGATAATAAAACATTTGTGACAAATCAGGAATTAATGCTTTTATTTAAAATGCTATGTGAGTATTATTTAAATGTTGTTGGTATTTTTTCATATAGTATTAAAGAAATGGCTGACAAATCAATTTATTTTAAATAACAGCGCATAACATAGTATAATAAATCAGAAGGAATAGAATGGAGTTATTTTTAAATGAAATATTCGTTAGAAGAAGTTGTTAATCATCTTAAGACCCAAGGGTTTGTTTTTCCAGGAAGTGAGATTTATGGTGGTTTAGCTAATGCCTGGGATTTTGGTCCGTTAGGAATTGAAATTATTCGTAAATTGAAAAATTTATGATGAAAGTTTTTTGTCACAAAATCAAAATATAATGTTGGTTTAGATAGTGCAATTTTAATGAACAATAATGTTTGAAAAGCATCAGGGCATCTTGGCAATTTTTCTGACCCATTGTTAGATTGTAAAAAATGTCAAACAAGAATGCGCGCTGATAAGTTAATTGAAGAAAAATATCCTAACATTAATTGTGGGGGTTGAGATAATAAACAATTAACTGATTTTATTAACAACGAACAAATTGCTTGCCCACACTGTGGCGCGCATGATTTTACTGATATTCGTCAATTTCAATTAATGTTTCAAACAAACCAAGGGGTTTTGCAAGATGAAAAATCAATTGTCTATTTAAGACCAGAAACAGCCCAAGGAATTTTTGTTAACTTTAAAAATATTCAACGTTCATTGCGAAAAAAATTGCCATTTGGAGTTGGCCAAATTGGGAAGTCATTTCGAAATGAAATTACCCCTGGAAACTTCATTTTTCGTACGCGTGAATTTGAACAAATGGAATTAGAATTTTTCTATGATCCCGCTGATCAAACTGACTGATTTAGTTACTGAGTTCAACAAGTTAAAATTTTTTTAACAACAATCGGTTTAAAATCAGAGAATTATGTATTACGTGAGCATGACCCGAAAGAATTAGCCCATTATGCGAAAAGAACAATTGACATTGAATATAAATTTTCGTTTGGACAAGGGGAGTTATGAGGAATTGCTGACCGTGGCGATTTTGATTTAAAAAGTCATAGTGATTATAGTCATCAAAATTTAAGTTATCTAAATCCAGAAACAAACGAAAAAATTATTCCACATGTCATTGAACCTTCAGTGGGGGTTGGTCGTTTATTGTTAGCTTTATTAGCTGATAGTTATGAAGTTGAAAAAATTGGTGAAAATGATAGTCGGGTAGTTTTAAAATTATCACCATTATTAACACCATATCAAATTGCTGTTATTCCGTTAAGTAAACAATTGAATGAACAAGCATATCAATTGTATGAAACATTATTAAACGATTTTGATTGTACCTATGATGAAACAGGAAACATTGGTAAGCGTTATCGTCGTCAAGATGCAATTGGAACGCCATATTGTATTACCTATGATTTTGATAGTTTAACAGACAACGCAGTTACAATTCGTGATCGTGATACAATGGAACAAATTCGTCTGGCAATTAGCGAATTACCAGCTTATTTAAAAGAACATTTAAAATAACCAAAAAGAGGTGAGAACGTAATGGCCTTAATTAGTAATGAAAAAATTGAATCAATTCGTTCAAAAGTAAGTATTGTTGAAGTTTTATCAGAATATTTACAGTTAGAAAAACGGGGGCGAAATTTTTGGGCAGTTTGTCCATTTCACCAAGATTCCCATCCATCAATGAGTATTTCACCAGAAAAACAAATTTATCGGTGCTTTGCTTGTTCAGCGGGGGGGAATGTTTTTACTTTTCTGCAAGAATATAAAAATATTTCTTTTATTGAAGCTTTGAAAATTGTGGCGGAAAAAGCCAATGTTTCATTAACCGAACTCCAAAATTACCAAGAAGTTTCTCGTTATAGTGAGGAAGATAAAAAGATTTTTGCCATTAATGAATTGGCAAAAACCTTTTTTATGAATAATTTACAAACAAAAAAGGGACTCCTTGCTAAACAATATTTAGAAGAGCGTGATATTACCAATGAGGATATTTTGGCTTTTGACTTAGGTTATGCTGATAGTAACAGTCAAAGTTTATATAATTTTTTACTAAAAAAAGGTTATACAATTAATGAAATTGAACAAGCGGGGTTAGTGAATATTAATGGAAAAGGACAAATCTATGATTATTTTAATGATCGTGTAATGTTTCCAATCCATGATGATGAAAATAATATTATTGGTTTTTCTGGTCGTTTAGTGCAGGAAAAACCTAATTTACCAAAGTATTTAAATACTTTAGAAACAAAAGTCTTTAAAAAAGAACAAGTAATGTATAATTTCTACCGGGCAAAACCATTTATTAAAAAAAGTGGTAATTTGATTTTGCTTGAAGGTTATATGGATATTATTAGTTTAAACCGCATTGGAATTAAAAACACGGTTGCGTTAATGGGGACTAATTTAAGTGATTATCATATTAACGCAATGAAGAAAGTAACGCCAGAGTGTATTATTTTCTTAGATGGAGATTTACCAGGGGTTAAAGCAAGCTTAAAAGCAGCTGGGAAATTACTGGTCAATAATTTTAAAGTAAAAGTTGTTTATAATGAAACTGGTAAAGACCCTGATGAATTAGTTAAAGCCGGGGAAGAAGAATTTATTACTAAGATTATTACTGGCGCTAATTATCCAGTTAATTTTGCTATTAATTATTTTAGGGACAAATATAATTTGGAAGATGCCAACGAACTTGCTGAGTTTTTAACAATAGTTGGGAACTTAGTTAAAGTAATCCCTGATCCAATTGAAAAGGAACTCTCAATTAATAATTTAGCAAAAGTAACAAAATTATCGCCAACAGCAATTGCGGCAAAAATTGACAATTTAAAGAGTAATTTAAAACCAGTTAGTACAAAAGGGTCAAGCAAACCACCTGTGGTGGGGACAAAAACCTCTGCGCCAAGGGAGAAGGCAAATTATTTTATTCCCGATGAGCCTTCATCTGTGGAACCAATTAACCCACCAACTTCAAATGAAATTATCTTGTCTTGAAAGCCTTATCGGATTAAAAACTTAAAACGTTACACCTTAGCGGAAGAGAAAATGATTCTTCAACTATTATTTTCCCGGCAAGCAATGAATTTTTATCAGCTGAAAATTGGGGCATTAAATAATAATAATTATCGTTTAATTGCAAATGATATAATTGATTATTATAATAGACATTTAGCCGAAGAAAGTGTTAATATTAATATGTTGTGTGATGAGATTAATGACGGGCAGCTGAATGCAATTTTAATGACAATTCTTAATAAATCAACACTGAAAACTAAATATAATAAAAAAGCATTAGAGGATTATGCAATTCTAATTAATGATTATGCAAATGAAAAAGAAATTGAAATATTGCGGAAAAAAATGACTGAAGCAAGTACACTTGAGGAAAAACAAGTGATTTCCAATGAAGTTGATAATTTGAATCAACGATTAAAATTTAAGAAGGGGTAGATAAAATGGAATTAACAAAAAAAGAAGTTAAGGATATGCAAACATTTGAGGAATTCAAAGAATATGTTAGCAAATATCTGGAAGAAAATAATAATGAAATTGAACAAGAAAAATTATTAAGTTTAATTAATGATCATTTTGAAATTGATGATAACGATGTTGACGAATATTTTGAGGAATTACTAAGCAACGGAGTTGATTTTAGCGATGTGACAGGAATCGAAGAAGTTGAAGAACAACCAGAAAAACCAGTAAAAAAAGCGGCAGAGGAAAAAATTAAATATAAAGTTGGGGGAATATCAAACGAAACTAAAATTCAAGATATTATTAAAGCTTATTTTAATGTCCTAGGAACAAGTAAGATTTTAACGCGTGAAGAAGAGATTAAATATGCTAAAATGCTTGAATCAAAAGATGATGAAGAACGCAAATATGGTCGTGACAAATTAATTACTTCAAACTTAAAATTAGTTGTTTCGGTGGCCAGAAAACATTTAAACCGGGGATTAGATTTTTCGGATTTAATTGAAGAAGGTAATATTGGTTTAATGAAAGCCGTTGATAAATTTGACTATAAACGTGGGTTTAAGTTTTCAACTTATGCAACATGATGGATTCGTCAGGCAATTACCCGCGCAATTGCTGACCAAGCCCGAACAATTAGAATTCCTGTTCATATGGTCGAAACAATTAATAAATTAACAAGAATTGAGCGTCAGTTAACCCAAGAGTTAGGTCGTGAACCAAGTTTTGATGAAATTGCTGAAAGAATGGGGCAAGGAATGACTGGGGAAAAGGTTCGGGAAATTAAAAGATTATCAATTGAACCAGTATCATTAGAAAAACCAATTGGCGATGAAGATGATACCCATTTTGGTGATTTTGTTGATGACAAAGATATTTTTACCCCTGATGAATATGCGGAAAAAGAATCATTACGGGAAGTAATTGACGAAGTTTTTCATGAAATTTTATCAGCACGAGAAGAAAAAGTTATTCGTATGCGTTTTGGGATTTTACCAACAAAATTACGAACAGTGTTACGCCTAGCAAAAGAATGTGAAGATGAAACCTTCCCAGAGTTAGTTCAAACAATTAAAACGCTTGATATTCACTATGATACTCCAATTGAAAAAGTTCAGAGTCGTAAAAACAAATTAATTGATAAACATTTATCAAAATATGATTCACCAAAAACTTTAGAAGAAGTAGGGCGGGAATTTAAAGTTACAAGAGAACGAATTCGTCAAATTGAAGCTAAAACAATTCGCAAATTTAAACCAAATCAAGCAACATCAAAAGCAAAAGTATTAAAAGATTTCTTTAAAGGATAAGGTGGGGAACACTATGACTAAATTATCAGAGCGTTTATTGTTAATCGCCAAGCAAGTTAATAATAAAGATATTATTTGTGATATTGGGACAGACCATGGTTTAGTACCAATTTATTTAGCGAAAGGTAATTTAATCACAAAAGCATATGCTTGCGATATCGCACCAAAGCCGCTTCAACAAGCAATTGACAATATTAAAAAATATGACGTTGAAGAAGTTATCACTCCAATTTTAGCTGATGGCTTAAATGGGGTTAAAGGGATAAAAATTGATTCATGTATTATTGCCGGGATGGGAAGTAGTACTATTTTTGATATTCTTCAAGAAGATCAAACAACAATTGGTCGTTATATTTTTTGTCCAAATGATGATCCTTATTTATTACGTCAATGGGTTAAAGACCAAAAATATTTTATTGAAAAAGAACTATTAATTAAAGAAAATAATTATATTTACGAAATTATTGTTGTTAATAAAGTGGCCGGTCACAAAGTCAAATCACAAAAAGATATTGCCTTTGGTGTTTTATTACACAAAGAGCAAAGCGCTTTATTTAATGAAAAGTGATTATTAAAAAGTGATTATTATCAAACCTTATTGGGGCAATTACCAGAAAAAAGTCAGCGTTATAAAGAATTAAAAAAGAAATTAAAATTAATTAATAAGATGATTTAACATGCAAGCGAAAGAAATTTTTAAAATAATTGAAGCTGACTTCCCCTTGCGATGAGCAGAAAAATGAGATCATTGTGGGCATCAATATGGTAAGCAAACAATTGCTGTTAATAAAATCATGGTGGCCCTTGATTTGACAACAGCAGTTATTAACGAGGCAATTAAAACAAAGGCTAATTTAATAATTACGCATCATCCTTTTGTTTTTGAAAAATTAAAAAAAGAACAAAAGGTACCCTATAAAAATAAAATTTTTAAGTTATTAGATGAAAATAATATTATCGTCTATGCAACGCATACTAATTTTGACGGTAAAATGAATGAAGCGATTTTAGCAACCCTAGCGGGAGAAGAGATTCATAGCTTTACAAAAAATGATCATATCTTAAAAGTGGCGACAATTAACACAACCGCTAACCTAATTAGTGATAATTTAAAAA is a genomic window of Spiroplasma syrphidicola EA-1 containing:
- a CDS encoding PolC-type DNA polymerase III; this translates as MDQQLERLFLANNLKFDDQYFMGAKIIKSEYSTTDKVFKVIIAVNDFLPVDLLLTLETTLLNNSQMPTKVGFEVLNRSYQLTDIFSYLEYIRVNKSEVKQSFFGKLSNDRFTLVGEELLIAVYSDSEKKLVTEHSIYYQKQLRRYGFANLTLTVNQIETVNNILELNEQELRKYQSSALAYDEKQQDNKPLVTVKPKVGGYTKANPLSPTYKKIVEIDQDTPNITIHGEVFNKARVQTAAKKYIYTIQITDKTDSIGVKFFSRDEQPDTAIEELKNGDWISVFGDIRYDTYANEQMLFAKKITKLEEKNAERQDTTPEKRVELHLHTKMSTMDGLIEIPSLFKTLNKWEHQAVAITDHINVQAFPEVYNTSLKYPNLKVIYGVEADVLDNKVWYVKNPHHHNLKTAKYVIFDLETTGLSSEYDEIIEFGAVVYDSNTGEKKVVNHLFKPSKPISPFTTELTGITNDLLVDKPSFIDSIDDILAYFQDAILIAHNAEFDMGFIQSWLQKANRPTIDNTVIDTLQLARILEPNLKNYRLGTIARCYNVIYNEEIAHRGDYDANVLSEIYEYQLRKLTSDYNITFDDEIDQIHQPLIYNKLRPKHVTILAKNQQGLKDLFTLVTEAHTKYFYGSPKLLKDCLAPVRANLLIGSGCVNGEIFELARNKSKEELRLAIGFYDYIEVQPLSVYKHLIQMGDLTQERLEIIVKDIITIAKEMNKIVVATGDAHYLNPEDKIFREVYIHAKGIGGKAHPLYDYKQRVKDYPEQFLRTTDEMLNEFQFLQDEKLAYELVVTNSKLIAQQVEKVQVIKDKLYTPKIEGSDELLRALCYKNAHQIYGEQLPAIVAERLERELTAIIKHGFAVIYWIAHKLVDKSLQDGYLVGSRGSVGSSFVATMSNITEVNPLQPHYLCKECCYSEFITDGSVRCGYDLPNKVCPNCQHQLFGEGHDIPFETFLGFEADKVPDIDLNFSGEYQPIAHDFTKEMFGEKSVYRAGTISTVAEKSAYGYVKSYFELKNALHLKRKAEIERIAKGCEGVKRTTGQHPGGIVVIPNDFIVEEFTPVNFPADDVNSTWLTTHFDFHAIHDNVLKLDILGHVDPTALRMLQDLTGVDPKTIPTNDPNVLSLFCNLDSLAITPDDLNGEKTGAIGIPEFGTTFVRKMLLDTKPQSFADLVQISGLSHGTDVWLGNAQELIRNQGVKISEVIGCRDDIMVNLIYKGLPAKTAFKIMEDVRKGKGLLPEYQALMLEHNVEQWYIDSCNKIKYMFPKAHATAYVLMAWRVAWFKINYPAEYYATYFSTRTDVFDIKTILKGPETIKQVVQDIQQRMDVKDFNFQNKPSQKEKDLIPVYEVALEMYGRGIKMLNISLEDSDNKNFKVVKDENNNKMILPPFSAIDGLGEAVGESIIRARLEKPFISIADLQKRTNITKAHMQSFEDLGTLNHLSLDDQISFNF
- the era gene encoding GTPase Era, yielding METKSGFVAIVGRPNVGKSTLLNSLLAQKVAIVSPKAQTTRNRIQGIYNDDEAQIVFMDTPGIHSAHHAMGKFMNKVALSSTKAAEVILFLVPANEYIGQNDHFILKALKERNVPVILVITKIDLVTNDQLLEKIAAWKELYQFTEIIPISALKNNNTDRLLTILKSHLEVGPKYYPDEMISDQPELFLIREIIREKILFLTEEEVPHSVAILIDKLEEKPTLLKIIASICVERDSQKKIIIGKGGQLIKKIGTQAREELEQILNTKIYLELFVKVVDKWRDKPSMIARLGYNKESY
- the recO gene encoding DNA repair protein RecO, whose amino-acid sequence is MANTLQGLVISKINYNDYDQIITIFSREEGKLSFYAPGVRKAISKNQFSLQLFATSEFELFLSYHKNKVSKLKTGVLIKDRNLLAKDYDDYLVATLMVEVLDQVIEERTGDDELYNLITNSLDRLLNNSDNLIIVIFYLFKMLKWYGLRWDFSKCQRCHKKEGIKTISFIDQGLLCRGCITEKDYLFSIGLIKEIILWQDHQFTVTAFDNKTFVTNQELMLLFKMLCEYYLNVVGIFSYSIKEMADKSIYFK